The genome window cttggacccgattCGCCACTGCGCGGAAAAAGGTGTTCCATTTCTTATTTAAATAAGGAACCCATTCTTTATCTGTTGTATAGTTAACTTTCAGAACCTTCAAGTAATCCTCAACACCTGTTAGTCTCGTCTCAGTTGACAGGACACTGACCAATGACGGGCGGTGGTTAACCTAACTGGTTTGCTTCGCCCATGAACCAGCCCATATGACCGCTGTCCTCTATATgttgaaaaagtcttgagtacagcattaaacacaaataatttaTAACTGCACATAACCTACGTTTCTACTTAATTGCGCGTTTTCCCTTGTGCAGTGTAGAATTAAATCATCACATTTCTAGAATTCTGAGAGATATGATGGTATATGTAACCTATAACCTATTCTTCCTGGATGTCATCGTGCATTTTTAAAGGTCCTTCTATTAGCCCTATCAGTTAAAACAGCCTGTTGTCCAGTCTCAGCATGACTAGAAGTGCGCTATAATCCATATATCATCAAAACCTGTGCGTTCTCTAAGGTTGGACAGTTCTTATCACTACCCTTTGTACACAATAGATCGACATAACAATCAGTGGACTAAGACCGAAGGACCAAAAGTGCAGTAGTTCACAATAATGCATGTCTTGTTTtacgtttgtattttttatgcCACCTCAGAAATGTCTACCTTAAATAGATTGATTAGCACAACCCCCCTCCCCAAAAAGAAGTTATATCAAAGAAAGTTTCGCgggaaattattaaaaaatgtggggaagctatttatttatttaatttatttgattggaaatttacaccgcactcaagaatatttcacttatataagacggcgaccagcattgtggttgaAGGAAACCCACAAGGAAAGCTATTTGGCTCTTCTGTAttttcggtttttttttttcagatggcTTTTACTATCAGCAACAGATGTATACGTTCCTGGTGTAATTATATGTTTAGGGGAAATGAAAGTCGGGTTTTTTGAGATGGCATCTGCATTTGTATCGGTTATCCTTTTGCTGATCGATCAGATTGCATTTGCCAGAACGTGCTCACGGGCATATCTTCCTCCGTCGCGTGACCCCACCAAGGCTCCAGCGACACCACACATCCTGTTCATTCTAGTGGATGATTTGGGTTACGGCGACGTGGGTTACCATGGCTCCGAGATTCAGACGCCAGTGATTGACAGGCTGGCTCAGAATGGCGTCAAACTTGAGAACTATTACGTGCAGCCGTTATGTACTCCGACACGGAGCCAGCTTCTTAGCGGTAGGTATCAGGTAAGTGAACGGTTAAATAAATGgttcatttcatgaaaaaacCGGATTAAAAACTTCACTGagtttctgtgtaaatttcAGGTGAATGTGAGCCACGTTAGGACGTATTACCCTTCCAAGTGAAAAACCATGCAGCGAATTGGGAGCTCAGAgaatattcatttcattgtcaaatatttatttcacaggCGGAACCAGAGAATAGATTTTCTGAACATGTATAGTGCAAGTGTAGATTGCTTAGGATTCTATTTTCTTTGGGGTAGTTTATCCTTCTGTTCAAATAAAGTGTTATACGAGTTCACTGCTAGTACTTACATAATGAAGGAAATAAAATTGAGTGATGTACAATACCAATTAGTATCTTCATTTCACGGTCTGAGAATGTCTAgatatcagttatcacactggCGAATGTTCACCACTTTTGATAGACCATTTTTGTGATGAATGATAGTTTTCCCGCGTGTCGTTTTGAAACAGCTGCTGCTATTTGTGAGACTAAGTCATGTCAGCCTCTCCGCATAATATGCGGCATTCTGATTTCTTGTAACCAACTCTTTAACCATGCAGCTGATTCGCGGGCGGGGAAAATGTTATCAGTCTGTAATCggtcaaaaaaaatttaatctgaAAAAATGTCCGGTTGATGTTTGTTCATGTGTTGAATGCATTACCCGGTCTGCAGAATTTCTATGAAGTATGCACATATATAATTTGTGCattcaatttaacagatttcTGGGCAAAAACCGGAAAGCGATGTTAGCAACAGAATATCCTTATAGTGAGAACATTGCATCTCCTTGCGAAAATGCTTTTGCGTCCaatgtgaattttgttttatttatgattGATATATatccttaattatattgtagATCCATACGGGTCTTCAACATGGTAAGTTCTCCAACACCCAGCCCACGGGGTTACCCCTGGACAGCCCTACCCTGGCGGACAAGCTCCGGGAGGCAGGGTACTCCACTCACCTGACCGGGAAATGGCATCTGGGATTCTACAGGAACGCATATCTTCCCACCAGTCGAGGATTCGACTCATTTTATGGTTCGTCGTCTGTAACGTTTTCTTAATTGGTCAGGGTAAAAAtctgcatataaatatatataccccATGCATGAGCGCCCCAAAGCTAAACTTAAATTGCTAATATCTCACAAATGATACTGTAAAACTACAGACAGACTCACATTTGGAGGCATGTGACCAAAACGAAAACTTAGGTTCTTAAGTGATCTTTCACACCAACGGCTGGTTCGTCAAAGAACCTTGGTTCGGTAGTTTACCATAATCTGTTGGTTGCCTCCATATATAAGGTAAAAAATCCTCGACTGCGGCCCAAAACGTCAGCCTTTTTGGGTATAGAGTGAGGGCTGGGGGTTGATGTTCGAAGATCTTCCAAGACAAAAAGAAATTAGCCAGTTCTTACTTCGGAACTACTTACTCTCCTAATCCGTCCTATTTTCTTACTTAATATACTTTATTAGTTTTTTCACAttgctggtttgtgttttacgttgttttggaaattggtctcgAGTGTGACGTTCACTTTAGTTGACGGGTTTGTATACGAATGCTTGTTCAGACGTCTTGATCGTGCAGTTTACGTTGAAGTGCCACAAAACATTACAAACAAAGACTCGTTCAAGCATGTGTTCTTCAATGACCGACAATGTCTTGGCGCCACAGTCATTTTTAGCAGCATACCCCTCAACTGGCACAAGCGTTTTATACGGCAGCATAGTCTCTGAAGACCAGAATCACGTATGAGAGAAGCCCGGGAGTAGTAGCTTCAGGTCAGTGTTTCACAAGACAGCCCACTTGCAAGGTTCAAGACAAACCCACCAAACGGTCCATTTTCTGATGCCATTGTTGAGCTTTGGCGTTTTACTGCTCTGGTAGTAGTCTCTGATACCAGGTTTCCACGAGACAAAGCGGCGACAGATGTGATTTGCCTCTCCTATGATATCGGTGGAGGGATTAGTCTCTATAGCCTGGTTCTCACGGAACCGGCGGTGTATATGAGAACCAGGCTTAAATGCAAGAATTTCACAAAACCAACCCATGGAAAGGCCCCGTGTCATGGCTGTCCTGTATGTGTTGTTCTTCCACAGGTATCCTGGGGGGAAGTTGTGACCACTACAGTCACGTCAAATGCACAGACTTCACGAACATCTGCGGATACGACTTTCATGACCACAAAGGGGACAACTTCACGGTAGCCCGGCAGGCGGCCGGCAGATATTCCACCAGCTTGATCACAAAAAGAGCTGTGGATATTATATACGCACATGACCCTGAGAAGGTATCTGTTACATAGAGTTTTACACCATTTAATATTATAACTACGTTTGTTTACATTTCGGTGGCTTAAATTAAGGTTGAATACACCGAGCCATGGCCTGAGACACCCAGGCTCCAAAACAGTCACCTTATGTGCTAGGTGCCATCTACGTGTTTGCATTTACAATATGTGCTGTGTAATTTGCGTGTTTGCAGCAACTGTATGAGGTTTGTCATTTATGTGTTTGCAGCCACAATGTGTGCTGTGTCATTTGTGTGTTTACAGCCACAATGTGTGGTGTGTAATTGGTGTGTTTACAGCCACTATGTGTGCTGTGCAATTAGCGTGTTTACAGCCACTATATGTGCTGTGTCATTTGTGTGTTTGCAGCCAATATATGCGCTGTATAATTTGCGGGTTTACAGCCATTATATGTACTGTGTCATTCGTGTGTTTGCAGCGACTATGTGTGCTGCGTCTTTTATGTGTTTGCAGCCACTATATGTGCTGTGTAATTTGCGTGTTCACAGCGACTATATGTGGTGTGTAATTTGTTTCTTCACAGCCACAATGTGTGCTGTGtgatttgtgtgtttacagCGACTATATGTgctgtgtaatttgtttctttacagcCACAATGTGTACTGTGTCATTTGTGTGTTTACAGCGACTAAATGTGCTGTGTCATTTGCGTGTTTGCAATGACCATATACCGtgtaattttggtgtttgcaGCCGTTATATATGCACTGTGTCATTATTTACGTGTTTGCAGACAGTATAGAGTGTGTAGTTTTTGTGTTTCCAGCCACTGCATGTGCTGTGCCTTTAGCGTGTTTGCAGCCACTTTAGATGCTGTGTCatgtgtaaattttcaaccactATGTACTGtgtaattttggtgtttgcagctgatatatatacagtgtgccATTTACGGGTTTCCAGCCActatatattgtgtattttttgtgtttccAGCCGCTGTTCCTGCTCGTGTCGTACCAGGCCGTCCACTCCCCTCTGCAAGTGCCCGACAAATACGAGGCCATGTACTGGAACATCTCCAACTGGAAAAGGCGACTTTATGCAGGTCTGACAAGTCTCTTGCAAATATTATGGTTTGAAAGCAATCCCAAGACAAGTTCAGGCAGTAAAATTCCCAATTTTCATGCATATGAATAGAGCTTTAGCAATGCAAAACTATACATATGTATGGGAGTGTGAAAGCATTCATATGGTCATTTGCAACTGCTTAAGTTTAATCTCTTGACGTAAACTTTATTTCAGTCAAAGATTTGTTCTGACTGTCTGTTCCAATGCTTTATCTGAATATGCAGACGGCTCTGTTCTGCAGGTATGACGTCAGCGATGGATGACGCAGTAGGAAGGATCGTGTCCGCTTTCAGGAACACGGGGTTATGGAGAGACACAGTGTTGATATTCTCTACAGGTCTGTTGTTTGTAGCCTTTCAAACCTAGCGTTTGTCCTCTTACAATAAGAGAATTTACTTCAACCCAACTGAATGTTGCCAAATTTTAAGTATTTCATGTGCCGGAGCCAAGTATTGTTGGGATTTAACTAAACGAACTGAATTTTGAAATCGTGCAAGGCTTTTACAACCGTTGGCATGCTTTTGAAAGCAATAGGTTTTGATTACTTTACTTCATAGCAAAGTAATTACGGTCCTAACAAATATTAATCATGGAGCAACGAAATTGTGAGCACAACTTTATTGCCAAATATACAATAAAGTTTCTAAAAAGGCAAAACTCATGACCTGTATATTTAGgaaatcaaatatacatgcatatcgcACACAATATGCGTTGGCCTTAAGTCGTGAAGGTATTTGATTTCGtctgaaaatccattattggtACCATTTTCTCAGATAATGGAGGAAGCCCTGGTATCGGGAGTAATCTCCCATTAACTGGTGGGAAGGGGTCGCTATGGGAGGGGTCCATCAAGGGAGTGGGATTTGTCACAAGTCGCTTTCTCCAGAACAGAGGAACCACCCACAGGGGCCTCCTTCACGTCTCGGACTGGTTCCCGACGCTGGTGAATCTAGCGAATGGTACACTTAACGGCACGGCCGCACTAGACGGTTACGATGTCTGGAATAGCATATCGTGAGTATACATTTCACATCAGAGGTAGGCCTCTAGTTAATTTTGCTGTTAACTTGTACATTGGTACTCAGGAACGATCTCTAAATCTGCAAGCCTAAAACCCCACGTATGAAATACTACCGGTAAAAATCTTCAACGGACAGTATGGTGGAAATGTAATGCGTACTGTATAAATAAAGAAGGACAAGGTCGGAAGCAAAGTTTTGCCGATTTTAGGAAATAAAGCATTTCTTCGTTAGTTTCCGTCATTTCTTCTTTAGTCTCATCTGTACTTACAATTTGGACAGAATCCATCAAAACGTCAGCACTAGGATTTTTCTGGACAGAGCGCCATTGTCATTTGTGAGTGTCTATTCAATCCCAGAGTATGACATAGGTGATATTATGGGATAGAGTAGACAGAAAAGAATGGTACTGTGTCCAAATAAATCACTAATCTACGTGTTGACGTTTTCATGGATTCTGTCCACATTATGGATATTTTCGAAAAACTACTGGCTGCATGAGACTGACATAACACCGCGAAATACAGATAagtgtaaaaccacatgtataaCGGAGAAATGATTGATTTCTAAAATCGGCAAAACATTATTTCCGACCTTGCCCttctttatatacacatatataatattataactaGGCCTATTGGACCGATACGAGGACCGGTGGTTTCAGTGAAGTCTGCCCAAAACAGCAAATCATGATTATATACCGCGagttcaaaaactagtgtgtcaagtaTACTGCGTCAAAACGCTTTCATTCTCAGTTTCTAGAATTTTACAGTGGGTATACGCTCTTTTTGGCAAATATGAACAGAACATTCAGGATCTCTGACTATTTGTGTCATACAGCTGTGTCTAATTGCATTATACCCGGGGCTATAAGGGCTGTGTTAGCATTCATGTCtattacatcaacatgatgcttttatgaacaTTACTGTTTTCCTTG of Liolophura sinensis isolate JHLJ2023 chromosome 13, CUHK_Ljap_v2, whole genome shotgun sequence contains these proteins:
- the LOC135480927 gene encoding arylsulfatase J-like → MKVGFFEMASAFVSVILLLIDQIAFARTCSRAYLPPSRDPTKAPATPHILFILVDDLGYGDVGYHGSEIQTPVIDRLAQNGVKLENYYVQPLCTPTRSQLLSGRYQIHTGLQHGKFSNTQPTGLPLDSPTLADKLREAGYSTHLTGKWHLGFYRNAYLPTSRGFDSFYGILGGSCDHYSHVKCTDFTNICGYDFHDHKGDNFTVARQAAGRYSTSLITKRAVDIIYAHDPEKPLFLLVSYQAVHSPLQVPDKYEAMYWNISNWKRRLYAGMTSAMDDAVGRIVSAFRNTGLWRDTVLIFSTDNGGSPGIGSNLPLTGGKGSLWEGSIKGVGFVTSRFLQNRGTTHRGLLHVSDWFPTLVNLANGTLNGTAALDGYDVWNSISTGGRSPRKEILHNINPLGPLTGRRVWKDTFDSRIKSSIRIGPWKLITGYPGYRGPSAIVSYPEDQNVWLFNVARDPMEKRDYSRRYPGKVRHMLERLAAHHLTSVPVFYPPADPHSDPVFNDGAWGPWM